The following are encoded together in the Natronincola ferrireducens genome:
- the rimO gene encoding 30S ribosomal protein S12 methylthiotransferase RimO → MNLSIFLESLGCSKNLIDAEVMLGLLNKYGYKLTNNKYKADVIIVNTCGFIEAAKEESINKIIEMGKLKEENLKLLIVSGCLAERYAEELLKELPEVDAIVGTGNYNEIIEIIHESIKGNKTVRVGNIDRMYDESLPRIQTTPKHTAYVKISDGCDNYCTYCIIPKLRGKYRSRRLESIIKEVEGLANNGVKEVILIAQDTTRYGIDLYDEYMLPDLLQKLNDIEGIQWIRILYCYPEMITDDLIKTIANCHKICKYIDIPIQHCSNYILKKMNRKTDKISILNVISRLRENIPNITIRTSLIVGFPGEEEEHFNELVDFVKEIKFDRLGVFTYSKEENTPAEKMPNQVPEDIKIERQKIIMEIQQDISYRKNTEKINTIIDVLIEEKLEGNNEYLGRTKGDTPEIDGLVYVQSKLPIKIGEIVKVKITNALEYDLMGEKVDEFSQ, encoded by the coding sequence ATGAATTTATCCATTTTTTTAGAATCCCTTGGATGTTCTAAAAATCTTATTGATGCTGAAGTAATGTTAGGTTTATTAAATAAATATGGTTATAAATTGACCAATAATAAATATAAAGCTGATGTAATTATTGTGAATACATGTGGGTTTATCGAGGCGGCTAAAGAAGAATCTATTAACAAAATAATAGAAATGGGGAAATTAAAAGAAGAAAATCTGAAATTATTAATTGTTTCAGGATGCTTAGCTGAAAGATATGCTGAGGAACTATTAAAAGAGCTACCTGAAGTAGATGCTATTGTGGGTACTGGAAACTATAATGAAATAATCGAAATTATTCATGAAAGCATAAAAGGTAATAAAACTGTACGTGTAGGTAATATAGATAGAATGTACGATGAATCTCTACCGAGAATACAAACGACCCCTAAACATACCGCATATGTTAAAATCTCTGATGGGTGTGATAATTATTGTACCTATTGTATCATACCAAAACTAAGGGGCAAGTATAGAAGTAGAAGGTTGGAAAGTATTATAAAGGAAGTAGAGGGGCTTGCTAATAATGGTGTTAAGGAAGTCATTTTAATTGCTCAAGATACAACTAGATACGGTATCGATTTATATGATGAATATATGTTGCCTGATCTTTTGCAAAAGCTTAATGATATTGAAGGAATTCAATGGATTAGAATACTATATTGCTATCCTGAAATGATTACAGATGATTTAATTAAAACTATTGCTAATTGTCATAAAATATGTAAATATATTGATATACCCATTCAACATTGTAGTAACTATATACTTAAAAAAATGAACCGTAAAACCGATAAGATAAGCATATTAAATGTAATTAGCAGATTAAGAGAAAATATTCCTAACATTACTATTAGAACATCATTAATTGTAGGATTTCCCGGAGAAGAAGAAGAACACTTTAATGAATTAGTAGATTTTGTAAAGGAAATAAAGTTTGATAGATTAGGGGTATTTACCTATTCTAAAGAAGAGAATACACCTGCTGAAAAAATGCCTAATCAAGTTCCAGAAGACATAAAGATTGAACGTCAAAAAATCATTATGGAAATACAGCAAGATATCTCCTATAGAAAAAATACAGAAAAAATAAATACTATTATAGATGTACTAATAGAAGAAAAACTAGAAGGTAACAATGAATATCTGGGTCGAACAAAAGGTGATACGCCAGAAATCGATGGATTAGTTTATGTGCAATCAAAACTACCAATAAAAATTGGTGAAATTGTAAAAGTTAAAATTACTAATGCACTAGAGTATGATTTGATGGGAGAGAAAGTAGATGAATTTAGCCAATAA
- the pgsA gene encoding CDP-diacylglycerol--glycerol-3-phosphate 3-phosphatidyltransferase yields MNLANKLTILRIFLIPVFMIFLLNKISYGVEIAAIIFIIAAITDALDGYVARKKNQITTLGKFMDPLADKLLVSAALISLVQMGKLSALVVVIIIAREFTISILRAVAAAEGVVIVASWWGKLKTITQIVAIIVILIDNFPFKYINFPFDVIMIWVAVIFTIISGVDYILINKHILKH; encoded by the coding sequence ATGAATTTAGCCAATAAGTTAACGATTTTACGAATTTTTTTGATACCTGTATTTATGATTTTCCTTTTAAATAAAATCTCCTATGGTGTAGAAATAGCAGCAATTATTTTTATTATAGCTGCTATTACTGATGCATTGGATGGATACGTTGCAAGAAAAAAAAATCAAATAACAACATTAGGGAAATTTATGGATCCTTTAGCAGATAAACTATTGGTTTCTGCTGCTTTAATATCTCTTGTGCAAATGGGTAAACTATCTGCATTGGTAGTAGTCATTATTATTGCACGGGAATTTACTATTAGTATTTTACGAGCTGTTGCTGCTGCTGAAGGAGTAGTAATTGTTGCTAGCTGGTGGGGAAAGTTAAAAACCATCACTCAAATAGTGGCTATTATAGTTATATTAATAGATAATTTCCCCTTTAAATATATCAACTTTCCTTTTGATGTAATTATGATTTGGGTAGCTGTTATTTTTACAATAATTTCTGGTGTTGACTATATCCTAATTAACAAACATATTTTAAAGCATTAA
- the recA gene encoding recombinase RecA — MEKKKALEMAINQIEKQFGKGSIMKLGEESKLNLECISTGSIDLDIALGIGGVPRGRIVEVYGPESSGKTTVSLHIIAEAQKNGGTAAFIDAEHALDPSYARKLGVDIDNLIVSQPDTGEQALEIAEALVRSGAVDVVVIDSVAALVPKAEIEGEMGDTHVGLQARLMSQALRKLAGAVNKSRTTAIFINQLREKVGVMFGSPETTPGGRALKFYASVRLDVRKIDIIKQGNDIMGNRTRVKVVKNKVAPPFRQAEFDIMYGIGISKPGDVLDVASNLDIVKKAGAWYSYGDHRLGQGRENAKQFLQENPDIYLEIENSIRKHYSLPEATKPQITEAIEEVVDVEA, encoded by the coding sequence ATGGAAAAGAAAAAAGCATTAGAAATGGCTATTAATCAGATTGAGAAACAGTTCGGAAAAGGCTCAATTATGAAATTGGGTGAAGAATCCAAACTAAACCTTGAGTGTATATCTACTGGTTCTATTGATTTAGATATTGCATTAGGAATTGGTGGAGTACCTAGAGGAAGGATTGTAGAAGTATATGGGCCAGAATCATCTGGTAAAACTACAGTTTCTTTACACATCATTGCAGAAGCCCAAAAAAATGGGGGAACAGCTGCTTTTATAGATGCTGAACATGCCCTTGATCCATCCTATGCAAGAAAATTAGGTGTAGATATAGATAACCTAATAGTATCTCAACCTGATACTGGCGAACAGGCCTTAGAAATTGCAGAAGCACTAGTAAGAAGTGGTGCTGTTGATGTTGTTGTAATAGATTCTGTTGCTGCACTAGTGCCAAAAGCTGAGATTGAAGGAGAAATGGGTGATACTCATGTTGGTCTACAGGCACGATTAATGTCTCAAGCTTTAAGAAAGCTAGCAGGAGCTGTAAATAAATCTAGAACTACAGCTATTTTTATTAATCAATTAAGGGAAAAAGTAGGGGTTATGTTTGGGAGTCCTGAAACAACTCCTGGAGGTAGAGCATTAAAATTTTATGCATCTGTTAGGTTAGATGTAAGAAAAATAGACATTATTAAACAAGGTAATGATATTATGGGAAATAGGACAAGAGTAAAGGTGGTAAAAAATAAAGTTGCTCCTCCATTTAGACAAGCTGAGTTTGATATTATGTATGGTATAGGAATTTCTAAACCAGGAGATGTCTTAGACGTAGCTAGCAATTTAGATATAGTAAAAAAAGCTGGAGCATGGTATAGCTATGGAGATCATAGATTAGGCCAAGGAAGAGAAAATGCTAAACAATTCCTTCAAGAAAATCCAGATATTTATTTAGAAATAGAAAATTCTATTAGGAAGCACTACAGTTTACCAGAAGCCACAAAACCTCAAATAACTGAAGCAATCGAAGAAGTGGTAGATGTAGAAGCTTAA
- the rny gene encoding ribonuclease Y → MNNVLIILIALVAAIIGCLIGYFIRKNIAEGKINNAEELAKRLIEDAEKDAETSKKEILLEAKEEVHRLRNEFERESRERRNELQRIERRLIQKEETLDKKSDSLEHKDEKLTKKLKDLEEQQQEIQLLYEKELQKLEELSGLTSEEARALLLSDIEKEIKHEAAIMIKDIETKAKEEAEKKAKEIIVYAVQKCAADHVAETTVTVVQLPNDEMKGRIIGREGRNIRTLETLTGIDLIIDDTPEAVILSGFDAIRREVARLALEKLIVDGRIHPARIEEMVEKSKREVDTIIKEEGEQATFDTGVHGLHPELIKLLGRLKYRTSYGQNVLKHSVEVSYLAGIMAAELGLDVKLAKRAGLLHDIGKAVDHEIEGTHVEIGMELLRKYKESKEVIHAMSTHHGDYEPETIEAVLITAADAISAARPGARRETLESYIKRLEKLEEIANTYDGVEKSFAIQAGREVRIMVKPEQYNDEEIVVLARNITKHIEDELEYPGQIKVHVIRETRAIEYAK, encoded by the coding sequence ATTAATAATGTTCTAATTATACTCATAGCTTTAGTTGCTGCTATAATAGGATGCCTTATCGGCTATTTTATTCGAAAAAACATTGCGGAGGGAAAAATCAATAATGCTGAAGAATTAGCAAAAAGGCTAATTGAAGATGCAGAAAAAGATGCAGAAACTTCTAAAAAAGAAATTCTTTTAGAAGCAAAAGAAGAAGTTCATAGACTTCGTAATGAGTTTGAACGAGAGAGCAGAGAGAGGCGTAATGAGTTACAAAGAATTGAAAGAAGATTAATTCAAAAAGAAGAAACTTTAGATAAAAAGTCAGATTCTTTAGAACACAAAGATGAAAAATTGACTAAAAAACTAAAGGACTTAGAAGAACAACAACAAGAAATTCAGTTGCTTTATGAGAAAGAGCTTCAAAAACTAGAAGAATTATCTGGTTTAACTTCAGAAGAAGCAAGAGCTTTGCTCTTAAGCGATATTGAAAAAGAAATTAAACATGAAGCGGCAATTATGATTAAAGATATAGAAACAAAAGCTAAAGAAGAAGCTGAGAAGAAAGCTAAGGAAATTATCGTCTATGCTGTTCAAAAATGCGCAGCTGACCATGTAGCAGAAACAACAGTTACTGTTGTTCAGTTACCTAATGATGAAATGAAGGGCAGAATTATTGGAAGAGAAGGAAGAAACATTAGAACCTTAGAGACTTTGACTGGTATCGATTTAATTATCGATGATACGCCTGAGGCAGTAATCCTCTCAGGATTTGATGCTATAAGGAGAGAGGTAGCTAGGTTAGCTTTAGAAAAACTCATTGTTGATGGTAGAATTCATCCAGCTCGAATTGAAGAAATGGTAGAAAAATCGAAAAGAGAAGTAGATACTATCATAAAAGAAGAGGGTGAACAAGCTACTTTTGACACTGGTGTTCATGGACTTCATCCAGAATTAATTAAACTGTTAGGTAGATTAAAGTATAGGACAAGTTATGGTCAGAATGTATTAAAGCATTCTGTTGAAGTTTCTTATCTTGCGGGTATTATGGCTGCTGAATTAGGATTAGATGTTAAACTTGCAAAGAGAGCAGGATTGCTTCATGATATTGGAAAAGCAGTAGACCATGAAATAGAAGGTACACACGTAGAAATAGGAATGGAACTCCTTAGAAAATATAAAGAGTCTAAAGAAGTTATACATGCTATGTCTACTCATCATGGGGACTATGAGCCTGAAACAATTGAAGCTGTATTGATAACAGCAGCAGATGCAATATCAGCAGCAAGACCTGGAGCTAGACGGGAAACACTAGAATCATATATCAAACGTTTAGAAAAACTTGAAGAAATAGCTAATACTTACGATGGCGTTGAAAAATCCTTCGCTATTCAAGCAGGAAGAGAAGTAAGGATTATGGTTAAACCAGAACAATATAATGATGAAGAGATTGTTGTATTGGCTAGAAATATTACTAAACATATAGAGGATGAGTTAGAGTATCCTGGTCAGATAAAAGTTCATGTAATTAGAGAAACAAGAGCTATAGAATATGCAAAATAA
- the spoVS gene encoding stage V sporulation protein SpoVS: MEVLKVSAKSKPNSVAGALAGVLRERGSAEIQAIGAGALNQAVKAVAIARGFVAPSGIDLICIPAFTDIEIDGEERTAIKLIVEPR, translated from the coding sequence ATGGAAGTTTTAAAGGTATCAGCAAAATCAAAACCAAATTCTGTTGCTGGAGCATTAGCAGGTGTTCTAAGAGAACGAGGATCTGCTGAAATTCAGGCTATCGGAGCTGGAGCTCTAAATCAAGCAGTAAAAGCAGTGGCAATTGCACGAGGGTTTGTGGCTCCTAGTGGAATTGATTTGATATGTATCCCTGCATTTACTGATATTGAAATAGATGGTGAGGAAAGAACTGCAATAAAGTTAATTGTCGAGCCACGATAG
- a CDS encoding sodium-dependent transporter: protein MKVNEIHEKEGFNSKLGFILSCIGSAIGLGNVWMFSWRLGRYGGAAFLIPYLLFVFILGTTGLMGEFALGRAKGKGSMAGIKEILDDKKIPGASIISVIPTLGVCGIFLFYNVVVGWVLKYFSMSVVSNFKNINVETYLDNFLGSSQTIIWLAVAITITTVILTFGVSKGIEKANNVMMPTLFIVFIVLLIRSVTLPGASEGIKYLLVPKWSYLLDPITWVMALGQAFFTVSLNGAGMVVYGSYIDKNLDIPSSAINTAFYDGLAAILAAFIIIPAAFAFGLDPAAGPTLLFITVPTIFKSMTGGHLFGAIFFASIVFAAISSTINMMEATSEAFMQKTKWRREKSVIFIGIISFFIAIPLSLNMDLFGKFSDIVTIYIAPLGTLIAAIAFFWIYGVEQARKEINHGAKKPLGKWFEPLSKYGFVLVSALVIILGVVYGGIG, encoded by the coding sequence ATGAAAGTTAATGAAATCCATGAAAAAGAAGGTTTTAATAGTAAGCTTGGATTTATATTATCCTGCATAGGTTCAGCAATAGGATTAGGGAATGTATGGATGTTTTCCTGGAGGTTGGGCAGGTATGGGGGTGCAGCCTTTCTTATACCTTATTTATTATTTGTTTTTATACTAGGAACAACAGGACTTATGGGTGAGTTTGCATTAGGTAGAGCTAAAGGCAAGGGTTCTATGGCAGGGATTAAGGAAATATTGGATGATAAAAAAATTCCTGGAGCATCTATTATATCTGTAATACCTACATTAGGAGTTTGCGGTATTTTTTTATTTTATAATGTAGTAGTGGGATGGGTTCTGAAATATTTTTCAATGAGTGTTGTTAGTAATTTTAAAAATATAAATGTGGAAACCTATTTAGATAATTTTTTAGGAAGCAGTCAAACCATAATTTGGCTTGCAGTAGCTATAACAATAACAACTGTTATATTAACCTTTGGAGTAAGTAAAGGTATAGAAAAGGCTAACAATGTTATGATGCCGACACTTTTTATCGTGTTTATCGTTTTACTAATAAGGTCAGTAACCTTACCGGGTGCATCTGAAGGAATTAAATATTTATTAGTACCTAAATGGTCTTATTTATTAGACCCGATAACTTGGGTAATGGCATTGGGACAAGCATTTTTCACTGTATCTTTAAATGGGGCTGGAATGGTGGTATATGGTAGTTATATTGACAAGAATCTAGATATCCCCTCATCAGCAATTAATACAGCGTTTTATGATGGCCTAGCAGCAATATTAGCAGCTTTCATTATCATTCCAGCAGCTTTTGCCTTTGGTTTGGATCCAGCTGCAGGACCAACACTTTTATTTATAACAGTACCAACGATATTCAAATCCATGACAGGGGGACATTTATTTGGTGCTATATTCTTTGCAAGCATTGTATTTGCAGCTATATCCTCTACAATAAATATGATGGAAGCAACTTCGGAGGCTTTTATGCAAAAAACTAAGTGGCGTAGAGAAAAAAGCGTGATTTTTATAGGAATAATATCTTTTTTCATAGCTATCCCCTTAAGTTTAAATATGGATTTGTTTGGAAAATTCTCTGATATCGTTACAATTTATATAGCACCTCTAGGAACACTTATTGCAGCCATAGCCTTCTTTTGGATATATGGTGTAGAGCAGGCAAGAAAAGAGATAAATCATGGAGCAAAAAAACCTTTAGGGAAGTGGTTTGAACCTTTATCTAAGTATGGTTTTGTACTAGTTTCAGCCCTAGTGATCATTTTAGGAGTCGTGTATGGAGGTATTGGTTAG
- the recQ gene encoding DNA helicase RecQ has protein sequence MDIYKALKKYFGYDSFKKGQEELINSMLDGKDVLGIMPTGGGKSLCYQLPAMMLEGVTLVISPLIALMKDQVDTLNEMGIEATYINSSIKEEEAVQRARDIRNNKYKIIYVAPERLNAIAFKGLTQDITISLVAIDEAHCISQWGHDFRPSYTEIPRFIQSLKARPTVAAFTATATTEVIEEIKRLLALQNPITSVTGFDRPNLFYRVVKASNKFAYLLDYLNKQGEGVVGIIYCSTRKTVESLVKQLKDKGIEAIGYHGGMTPEARQKNQDTFIFNRTRIIVATNAFGMGIDKPDVRFVLHYNMPQNMEAYYQEAGRAGRDGEDSQCIMMYSPSDVVKQKLILQNEYMSIEREKLLYKNLQYLIDYCHTNDCLRGRILTYFGERIENRNCGKCSNCLEAGETIDITVEAQKILSCIYRAKERFGAAVITQILKGSKSKKIMELGLDKLSTYGIMKEYNTDVIREITMTLASKGYIHVTTDKFPVLKLTDQCRKVLKGEEKVYHKKDLVENKAVVDEGKTQRSKKMIEGFEEELLNRLKELRSKLSLEKELPPFMIFHDATLKEMAASFPRNREELLNVSGVGLKKYENYGEAFIAIIKGYCEERGIAVDAFKKKNIIEVKVEEDYKNNHLDRYGLTYSHYEEGLSLKEIAEKRGLSKNTIIKHLIKCEEKEQVVDWERFIKDPLKEAKILKAIHEVGLEKLKSIKEMLPEDITYDDIHIIILKNQLGRG, from the coding sequence GTGGATATTTATAAAGCACTAAAAAAATATTTTGGTTATGATAGTTTTAAAAAGGGTCAAGAGGAACTGATTAATAGTATGCTTGATGGAAAAGATGTCTTAGGAATTATGCCTACTGGAGGAGGGAAATCCCTATGCTATCAACTGCCGGCGATGATGTTGGAGGGAGTTACTCTAGTAATTTCTCCTTTGATAGCTCTTATGAAGGATCAGGTAGATACCTTAAATGAAATGGGGATAGAAGCCACCTATATCAATAGTAGCATTAAAGAAGAAGAAGCGGTTCAAAGGGCAAGGGATATAAGAAATAATAAATACAAAATAATTTATGTAGCCCCTGAGCGATTAAATGCTATAGCCTTTAAGGGTTTAACCCAGGATATAACTATTTCCTTGGTAGCTATTGATGAAGCCCATTGTATTAGTCAATGGGGACATGATTTTAGGCCGAGTTATACTGAAATACCGAGATTTATTCAATCGTTAAAGGCTAGACCTACAGTAGCTGCTTTTACAGCTACTGCAACTACGGAGGTTATAGAAGAAATAAAAAGATTATTAGCCCTACAAAATCCTATTACCTCTGTTACTGGATTTGATAGACCAAACTTATTTTATAGGGTTGTAAAAGCAAGTAATAAATTTGCCTATTTGCTGGATTATTTAAATAAGCAGGGGGAAGGAGTAGTTGGCATCATATACTGTTCCACCAGAAAAACTGTAGAATCTTTGGTAAAGCAACTAAAGGATAAGGGGATTGAGGCCATTGGCTATCATGGTGGTATGACGCCAGAGGCCCGACAAAAAAACCAAGATACTTTTATCTTTAACCGTACTAGAATTATTGTAGCAACGAATGCCTTTGGTATGGGGATCGATAAACCAGATGTTCGGTTTGTCCTTCATTATAATATGCCTCAAAATATGGAGGCCTACTATCAGGAGGCTGGAAGGGCAGGCAGGGACGGAGAGGACAGTCAATGTATTATGATGTACTCACCCTCAGATGTAGTAAAACAAAAGCTAATCCTACAAAATGAATATATGTCTATAGAAAGAGAAAAGCTATTATATAAAAACCTTCAATATCTTATAGATTATTGTCATACTAATGACTGTTTAAGGGGCAGAATATTGACCTATTTCGGTGAAAGGATAGAAAATAGAAACTGTGGAAAATGCAGCAATTGTCTTGAGGCTGGAGAAACAATAGATATTACTGTGGAGGCCCAAAAAATCCTTTCCTGTATCTATAGGGCTAAGGAGAGGTTTGGCGCGGCAGTCATTACACAGATTTTAAAGGGGTCTAAGAGTAAAAAAATCATGGAGCTAGGTTTAGATAAATTATCTACCTATGGTATTATGAAGGAGTACAATACTGATGTTATAAGGGAGATTACTATGACCTTGGCTTCAAAGGGTTACATTCATGTAACTACAGATAAGTTTCCTGTATTAAAACTGACAGATCAGTGTCGCAAGGTTTTAAAGGGAGAAGAAAAAGTTTATCATAAAAAGGATTTAGTGGAGAACAAGGCAGTAGTAGATGAAGGAAAAACACAAAGGTCCAAAAAGATGATAGAAGGTTTTGAAGAAGAGCTGCTTAATAGATTAAAGGAACTACGAAGCAAATTATCTCTGGAAAAGGAATTACCACCCTTTATGATTTTCCATGATGCCACACTAAAGGAGATGGCGGCTTCTTTTCCCAGAAATAGAGAAGAGCTTCTTAACGTAAGTGGTGTAGGTCTAAAAAAGTACGAAAACTATGGAGAAGCCTTTATAGCCATCATTAAAGGCTACTGTGAAGAAAGAGGAATAGCGGTTGATGCATTTAAGAAGAAAAATATTATAGAAGTAAAGGTGGAGGAGGACTATAAAAACAACCACTTAGATCGGTATGGACTAACCTACAGCCATTATGAAGAAGGTTTATCCTTAAAGGAAATAGCAGAAAAAAGAGGTCTTAGTAAAAACACCATTATAAAACATTTAATAAAATGTGAGGAAAAGGAACAAGTTGTGGACTGGGAAAGGTTTATAAAGGATCCTTTAAAAGAAGCAAAAATACTGAAGGCAATTCATGAGGTAGGTTTAGAAAAATTAAAGTCTATTAAAGAGATGCTACCAGAAGACATTACCTATGATGATATCCATATCATCATTTTAAAAAATCAATTAGGGAGAGGCTAA
- a CDS encoding PHP domain-containing protein, translated as MRYIDMHTHTTASDGTFTPKEIIDYAIHKELAGIAITDHDTVDGVIQALDHAEGYKSFIVIAGIELSTEYLGEEIHILGYNIDYKYKKMLKKLTLIQNERVNRGMKIIQKLQHLDIMISYDEVLEISREGVMGRPHIAKVLVNKGYVKNIEMAFNKYLNKGCPAYVARYKLTPFEAIDLIKEANGFTTIAHPGLIKNETILKNILTKGVDGVEVYHPEHNSRDRNRFLSLAKKHNLFITGGSDFHSPPLQEGRHGDLGSEKISVEIVSKFLKI; from the coding sequence ATGAGATATATAGATATGCATACACACACTACCGCTTCAGATGGAACTTTTACACCAAAAGAAATTATAGATTATGCCATACATAAAGAATTAGCTGGCATAGCAATTACTGATCATGATACAGTAGATGGGGTAATACAAGCCTTGGATCATGCTGAAGGATATAAATCCTTTATTGTTATAGCTGGAATAGAGTTAAGTACTGAATACCTTGGTGAAGAAATCCATATTTTGGGATATAATATAGACTATAAGTATAAAAAAATGTTAAAAAAGCTTACCCTTATTCAAAACGAGCGAGTAAATAGAGGGATGAAAATCATACAAAAACTGCAGCATTTAGATATCATGATATCCTATGATGAGGTATTAGAGATATCCAGAGAAGGGGTTATGGGAAGACCTCACATAGCAAAGGTTTTAGTTAATAAGGGATATGTTAAAAATATTGAGATGGCTTTTAATAAATATTTAAATAAGGGATGTCCAGCCTATGTAGCAAGATATAAATTAACTCCTTTTGAAGCCATAGATTTAATTAAAGAAGCTAACGGCTTTACGACCATAGCTCATCCAGGATTAATAAAAAACGAAACAATTTTAAAGAATATATTAACTAAAGGGGTGGATGGTGTAGAAGTATATCATCCAGAACACAATTCTCGAGATCGTAATAGGTTTTTAAGTTTAGCAAAAAAGCATAATTTATTTATTACAGGAGGATCGGATTTCCATAGTCCTCCACTACAAGAGGGGAGGCATGGAGATTTAGGTAGTGAAAAAATTTCTGTTGAAATAGTAAGTAAATTTTTAAAAATTTAA
- a CDS encoding PadR family transcriptional regulator — translation MIIKGERNRQFPSKISTTQFVKLYILHLLSKKSFYGNEIIEEIKTRMDYKWEPSPGMIYPLLRELESNNYIIGWWKEPDKRSIRHYRITDEGLEHYNNIKRLYEQVLQDSLTIIKNTLKDIYKCV, via the coding sequence ATGATAATAAAAGGTGAAAGAAACAGACAATTTCCTTCAAAAATAAGTACAACTCAATTTGTTAAACTATATATTTTGCACCTATTATCTAAGAAAAGCTTTTATGGTAATGAAATAATAGAAGAAATAAAGACTAGAATGGATTATAAATGGGAGCCTAGTCCCGGTATGATATACCCTTTATTAAGGGAGTTAGAGAGTAATAATTATATTATAGGGTGGTGGAAAGAACCAGATAAAAGATCCATTAGACATTATCGTATAACTGATGAAGGGTTGGAACATTATAACAACATTAAAAGGTTATATGAGCAAGTTTTACAAGATTCCCTAACGATTATCAAAAATACACTAAAAGATATTTATAAATGTGTATAA
- a CDS encoding pyridoxal phosphate-dependent aminotransferase yields the protein MNIKLSKKNLNITPSVTLTIDAKIKQMKSEGIDVISFGVGEPDFHTPDNIKKAAVKVIEKGSTGYTAASGLPQLKEVICQKLEKENKLHYKPENIIVSNGAKHSLFNIFQAICNPDDEVVIPTPYWVSYPELVKMADATPVYIECSEDNGFKLKKEDLISVITRNTKAIILNSPSNPTGSLYTKEELEEIAEIAVKHDILVVADEIYEKLVYDGEEHISIASLNEEIKERTIVINGMSKGYAMTGWRIGYTASNTEIAKIMGNIQSHATSNPNTIAQYASIEGLTGDQTSIEEMRRAFDERRKYMVNRINQIKDISCITPKGAFYVMMNISKWIGREIKGNKIKNSIDFAEVLLENANVAIVPGLAFGADDFIRLSYATSLENIEEGLNRIDNFLNS from the coding sequence ATGAATATTAAATTATCTAAAAAAAATCTTAATATTACGCCTTCAGTTACATTAACCATTGATGCTAAAATAAAACAAATGAAATCAGAAGGGATTGATGTTATTAGCTTTGGGGTAGGAGAACCAGATTTTCACACCCCTGATAATATTAAGAAAGCTGCAGTAAAGGTCATTGAAAAGGGTTCTACAGGTTATACCGCTGCATCGGGGCTACCCCAGCTAAAGGAAGTTATTTGTCAAAAACTTGAGAAAGAGAATAAATTGCATTACAAGCCTGAAAATATAATTGTATCTAATGGTGCTAAGCACTCACTATTCAATATTTTTCAGGCTATTTGTAATCCTGATGATGAAGTGGTTATACCTACACCCTATTGGGTTAGTTATCCTGAACTAGTAAAGATGGCAGATGCAACACCTGTTTACATAGAATGTAGTGAAGACAATGGATTCAAACTAAAAAAAGAAGATTTAATATCAGTGATTACCCGTAATACAAAGGCTATTATTTTAAATAGTCCATCTAACCCAACAGGTTCTCTTTATACAAAGGAAGAGCTAGAGGAGATTGCAGAAATAGCTGTAAAACATGATATTCTTGTTGTTGCAGATGAAATATATGAAAAACTAGTCTATGACGGAGAAGAACATATTAGTATTGCCAGTCTAAATGAAGAAATTAAAGAAAGAACAATCGTTATTAATGGTATGTCAAAGGGTTATGCTATGACAGGATGGAGAATAGGCTACACAGCTTCTAACACAGAAATTGCCAAAATAATGGGGAATATACAAAGTCATGCCACATCTAATCCTAATACTATAGCTCAATACGCTAGTATCGAAGGATTAACAGGAGATCAAACTTCTATAGAAGAAATGCGAAGAGCCTTTGATGAAAGAAGAAAATATATGGTCAATAGAATTAACCAAATTAAAGATATATCTTGCATTACCCCTAAAGGTGCTTTTTATGTTATGATGAATATTTCCAAGTGGATTGGAAGAGAGATAAAAGGAAACAAAATCAAAAACTCTATTGATTTTGCAGAAGTGTTACTAGAAAATGCTAATGTTGCCATAGTACCAGGATTAGCTTTTGGAGCTGATGATTTTATTCGTTTATCCTATGCAACTTCATTAGAGAATATTGAAGAAGGATTAAATCGAATTGATAATTTTTTAAATAGTTAA